Proteins encoded within one genomic window of Setaria italica strain Yugu1 chromosome IV, Setaria_italica_v2.0, whole genome shotgun sequence:
- the LOC101757293 gene encoding protein RICE FLOWERING LOCUS T 1, protein MANDSLTRGNIIGDVLDPFTSSVPLTVMYDGRPVFDGMEFRASALSAKPRVEIGGDDFRVAYTLVMVDPDAPNPSNPTLREYLHWMVTDIPASTDDSFGREIITYESPSPTMGIHRIVLVLYQQLGRGTVFAPQVRQNFNLRNFARRFNLGKPVAAMYFNCQRQTGTGGRRFT, encoded by the exons ATGGCAAACGACTCCTTGACGAGGGGAAATATAATCGGGGATGTATTAGACCCGTTTACTAGCTCGGTGCCTTTAACTGTCATGTATGATGGCAGACCTGTGTTTGATGGGATGGAGTTTCGGGCGTCGGCGTTGTCGGCGAAACCTAGAGTTGAGATTGGAGGTGATGATTTTCGAGTGGCCTATACCCTA GTTATGGTGGATCCTGATGCTCCTAATCCCAGCAACCCGACCCTGCGGGAATACTTGCATTG GATGGTGACTGACATCCCAGCATCAACAGATGATAGCTTTG GCCGAGAGATTATAACATATGAGAGCCCAAGCCCCACCATGGGAATCCACCGCATCGTCTTGGTGTTGTACCAACAATTGGGGCGGGGCACCGTGTTTGCACCGCAAGTGCGTCAAAACTTCAACTTGCGCAATTTTGCACGCCGTTTCAACCTCGGCAAGCCTGTGGCTGCAATGTACTTCAATTGTCAGCGACAAACGGGCACAGGTGGGAGAAGGTTCACCTGA
- the LOC101765686 gene encoding proline-rich receptor-like protein kinase PERK2, which produces MPPASAEAQCWQAALANIKDALYNPLPGTKISKSWREIFTMPSGCQNFTPELPPSSMLPPVTRAPPRLSVRHCGPLHDAASSLMLPPLTCVPPSTTTPSPPPVVSPSPPPPSQSTAAGHPSTSSSLEAPSWPPPRCRLLLDAAAAHPCTAKLLECRCGHLPDATSSSMLPPLTRAPLSATTPPPPPAVPPSDPWVRLFLSTAGPPPAYELGLQAPPLRSSPTLPATSMTPTAAAPALLPNARRHHASLLPTAP; this is translated from the coding sequence ATGCCGCCCGCCAGCGCAGAAGCTCAGTGCTGGCAGGCGGCGCTCGCCAACATAAAGGATGCCCTATATAATCCGCTACCAGGCACAAAAATTTCTAAGTCCTGGCGTGAAATTTTCACTATGCCGTCAGGTTGCCAAAATTTCACGCCAGAACTGCCACCCTCCTCGATGTTGCCACCGGTCACCCGAGCGCCACCTCGCCTCTCGGTGCGCCACTGTGGCCCCCTCCAcgacgccgcctcctccttgatGCTGCCACCGCTCACCTGTGTGCCAccgtccaccaccaccccgtCTCCACCGCCAGTCGTGTCcccctctccaccgccgccctcccagagcaccgccgccggtcACCCAAGCACCTCCTCATCTCTCGAAGCGCCGTCGTGGCCCCCACCCCGATGTCGCCTCCTcctcgatgccgccgccgctcacccgtGCACCGCCAAACTTCTGGAGTGCCGCTGCGGCCACCTCCCcgacgccacctcctcctcgatgCTGCCACCGCTCACCCGTGCACCGCTGTCCGCCACcaccccgcctccaccgccggctgTGCCCCCATCTGACCCATGGGtccgcctcttcctctccactGCCGGCCCTCCCCCAGCCTATGAGCTCGGGCTGCAAGCCCCGcccctccgctcctccccgacATTGCCGGCCACCTCCATGACACCCACCGCTGCCGCGCCTGCGCTTCTCCCCAACGCCCGACGCCACCACGCCTCCCTTCTCCCCACCGCTCCATGA